Proteins from a genomic interval of Asterias rubens chromosome 16, eAstRub1.3, whole genome shotgun sequence:
- the LOC117300688 gene encoding ubiquitin carboxyl-terminal hydrolase 37-like: MRQAEQSLSGKHWGVSSNVKQAISTTAARFSGFMQHDAQEFLCQCLDQLKDDTERANKRALNSPLDETPGTDDDKMKLRSRYPHDCPIVKNFEFEVMHSITCKQCREVVTKAEQFYDLSLDMPRRSHSNPIGSIQTALEQFFREEGIEYACGECDCKQAIVTHKFTKLPRVIIIHLKRYKFDA, from the exons ATGCGCCAAGCAGAGCAATCACTCAGCGGAAAGCATTGGGGTGTATCTTCGAACGTTAAGCAAGCTATCTCCACAACGGCAGCTCGATTCTCTGGATTTATGCAACAC GATGCGCAAGAGTtcctctgtcagtgcctggatcAACTCAAAGACGACACCGAAAGGGccaacaagagggcgctaaactCCCCCTTGGACGAGACCCCAGGGACGGATGATGATAAAATGAAACTGAGGTCTCGCTATCCGCACGACTGCCCGATTGTCAAgaactttgaatttgaa gtcATGCACTCTATCACCTGCAAGCAGTGCAGGGAGGTCGTGACCAAGGCGGAACAATTCTACGATCTCTCGCTGGACATGCCCAGAAGGAG TCATTCTAACCCGATCGGGTCGATCCAGACGGCGCTGGAGCAGTTCTTCAGAGAGGAGGGTATAGAGTATGCCTGCGGAGAATGTGACTGCAAGCAGGCTATAGTCACGCATAAGTTCACTAAGCTACCAAG